The following proteins come from a genomic window of Amaranthus tricolor cultivar Red isolate AtriRed21 chromosome 14, ASM2621246v1, whole genome shotgun sequence:
- the LOC130799946 gene encoding protein transport protein Sec61 subunit gamma-1-like, with translation MDALDSVVDPLRDFSRDSVRLVKRCHKPDRKEFSKVAFRTAIGFVVMGFVGFFVKLIFIPINNIIVGSV, from the exons ATGGATGCCTTGGATTCAGTTGTGGATCCTCTCAGAGACTTCTCCAGGGACAGCGTCCGCCTTGTTAAACGTTGCCACAAGCCCGATCGCAAAG AGTTCTCTAAGGTTGCGTTTCGTACCGCAATTGGGTTCGTTGTCATGGGATTTGTTGGATTTTTCGTCAAGCTCATCTTCATCCCCATTAACAATATCATCGTTGGATCGGTTTAG
- the LOC130799215 gene encoding probable methyltransferase At1g27930, whose protein sequence is MPPEVFTSSACHSIQIHHTVWPRLALNSHKHRQLKRMEITLTSKRFIHILVFILACMSIFRLLRFAITSYSSLHIHGWPDLVKTCNSLDSSCGEVTSHTTASSQNSRRITKKEYQFISNIITRRAPCNLLIFGWEPEYLHLAKKNAAGITFFLEDTPDRTKRMRRSNKTRIHKVNYGVAAKEAYTLLRQAREEVACAPNSGTLETSTCKLALTNLPDEVYTYKWDVIIVDGPTSDGPEAPGRMTAIYTSSMLARTGNITTNVVIHDVDRMIEKWFSREFLCDENLISSKGRYWNFGIKGQRIICIIHFAANSRTISWIGASEIVVKFTGMQDYDRVQQ, encoded by the exons ATGCCTCCAGAGGTTTTCACTTCATCGGCTTGTCATTCGATTCAAATCCATCATACAGTCTGGCCCAGATTGGCACTAAATAGCCACAAGCATAGACAGCTGAAAAGAATGGAAATCACTCTTACTAGTAAAAGATTCATCCACATACTTGTTTTCATACTTGCTTGCATGTCCATTTTCAGGCTTCTTCGGTTTGCTATCACCTCATACTCTTCATTACATATCCATGGGTGGCCAGATCTTGTAAAGACCTGCAATTCATTGGATTCAAGTTGCGGGGAAGTCACCTCTCATACAACAGCTTCTTCTCAAAATAGCAGACGTATCACCAAAAAGGAATATCAGTTTATATCAAATATCATCACTCGGAGAGCACCTTGTAACCTCCTAATCTTTGGATGGGAACCCGAATACCTTCATCTGGCAAAGAAAAATGCTGCAGGAATCACTTTTTTTCTGGAGGATACACCTGACAGAACAAAAAGAATGAGAAGATCAAACAAGACCAGGATACACAAGGTAAATTATGGGGTGGCGGCAAAAGAAGCATACACATTGCTAAGACAAGCAAGAGAGGAAGTTGCTTGTGCACCTAATTCAGGAACCCTCGAAACATCAACTTGCAAGTTGGCATTAACAAATTTGCCAGATGAGGTATACACATACAAATGGGATGTGATAATTGTTGATGGACCAACTAGCGATGGACCAGAGGCACCTGGAAGGATGACAGCCATCTACACATCGAGTATGCTGGCTAGGACTGGGAATATCACAACAAATGTAGTAATACATGATGTAGATCGGATGATAGAGAAATGGTTTTCCAGGGAATTCTTATGcgatgaaaatttaatttcatcaaaaggGAGATACTGGAATTTCGGGATTAAAG GACAGCGTATAATATGTATTATACACTTTGCAGCAAACAGTAGGACTATTAGCTG GATAGGTGCCTCAGAGATAGTTGTCAAATTTACTGGCATGCAAGACTATGATCGTGTACAGCAGTAA
- the LOC130799944 gene encoding TITAN-like protein isoform X1: MKKKANRETSEYELCKLCRINHNQGRRHNFFPRHRNSLSSFLSRFHQKLSSIRSSLQNPSLRLPSQPSTDRLWCVFCDFDIDESESSFLRSNAIKHLASKDHLKNLKHFLWKYGGGMDKLDSFRITEPELAKWEKKCESLMATPSSSETYCGSSYGQSNDIQTNYEVMNSFKQNDIQLLESSISKDVMPLLYSTNENCQVYHPDIAQAGKVGPVFSDVASHSPGTPESILESRCLTCQSRQQPSTLSASTLSADDLVKTGVCQSIAIRDPIAKGYQSLTQISSGGLVDIKQNVHSEAVPPWLEGIGPCDGQWSGSRLIGAQNNIKKTSKLNPKRVGAAWAEKRRLELEMEKKGEVTVNGVNDNWLPNFGRVWQSGSRKESMKEFKKEKLNVPVPESQAESEPEIKLHPYISKRMRRDTDNKADVQNICDTV, translated from the exons atgaagaagaaagcGAATAGGGAAACATCAGAGTATGAACTCTGCAAATTATGCAGAATTAATCACAATCAAGGTCGTCGCCATAATTTCTTCCCTCGCCATAGAAATTCCCTTTCTTCCTTCCTTTCTCGCTTTCATCAAAAGCTCTCTTCCATCAGATCCTCACTCCAAAACCCTAGCTTACGACTTCCTTCTCAGCCTTCAACCGATCGTCTTTGGTGCGTCTTTTGTGATTTTGACATTGACGAGTCTGAGAGTTCCTTTCTTAG AAGTAATGCAATAAAGCATTTAGCAAGCAAGGATCATTTGAAGAATTTGAAGCATTTTCTGTGGAAGTATGGAGGTGGCATGGATAAACTGGATTCTTTTAGAATTACTGAGCCTGAGTTAGCTAAG TGGGAAAAGAAGTGTGAATCATTGATGGCCACTCCATCATCAAGCGAGACATATTGTGGCTCTTCATATGGGCAATCAAATGATATCCAAACAAATTATGAAGTCATGAATAGTTTTAAACAAAATGATATTCAATTACTTGAATCAAGTATTTCAAAAGATGTTATGCCTTTACTATATTCCACAAATGAGAATTGCCAGGTATATCATCCAGATATTGCACAGGCTGGCAAAGTTGGTCCAGTGTTTTCTGATGTTGCTTCACATTCACCCGGCACCCCAGAATCTATCTTGGAAAGTAGGTGCTTAACAT GTCAAAGTAGGCAACAACCCTCCACTTTGAGTGCATCAACTTTGTCGGCTGATGATCTTGTTAAAACAGGG GTGTGTCAAAGTATTGCCATCAGGGACCCCATTGCTAAGG GTTACCAGAGTCTCACTCAAATTTCTTCTGGAGGTTTGGTGGATATCAAACAAAATGTTCATTCTGAGGCAGTGCCTCCTTGGCTTGAAGGAATCGGGCCATGTGACGGACAATGGAGTGGGTCTAGATTGATTGGTGctcaaaacaatattaaaaaaaccaGTAAATTAAATCCCAAGAGGGTAGGAGCTGCATGGGCAGAGAAAAGGAGACTGGAACTGGAGATGGAGAAGAAAGGTGAAGTAACTGTTAATGGGGTGAATGATAACTGGCTTCCGAATTTCGGTAGAGTTTGGCAATCAGGTAGTCGTAAAGAATCCAtgaaagaatttaaaaaggaaAAGCTAAATGTGCCGGTACCTGAAAGTCAAGCTGAGTCTGAGCCTGAGATCAAGTTACATCCTTATATCAGTAAACGAATG CGACGAGATACAGACAATAAAGCAGATGTTCAGAACATCTGTGATACCGTATAA
- the LOC130799944 gene encoding TITAN-like protein isoform X2: MKKKANRETSEYELCKLCRINHNQGRRHNFFPRHRNSLSSFLSRFHQKLSSIRSSLQNPSLRLPSQPSTDRLWCVFCDFDIDESESSFLRSNAIKHLASKDHLKNLKHFLWKYGGGMDKLDSFRITEPELAKWEKKCESLMATPSSSETYCGSSYGQSNDIQTNYEVMNSFKQNDIQLLESSISKDVMPLLYSTNENCQVYHPDIAQAGKVGPVFSDVASHSPGTPESILESQSRQQPSTLSASTLSADDLVKTGVCQSIAIRDPIAKGYQSLTQISSGGLVDIKQNVHSEAVPPWLEGIGPCDGQWSGSRLIGAQNNIKKTSKLNPKRVGAAWAEKRRLELEMEKKGEVTVNGVNDNWLPNFGRVWQSGSRKESMKEFKKEKLNVPVPESQAESEPEIKLHPYISKRMRRDTDNKADVQNICDTV, translated from the exons atgaagaagaaagcGAATAGGGAAACATCAGAGTATGAACTCTGCAAATTATGCAGAATTAATCACAATCAAGGTCGTCGCCATAATTTCTTCCCTCGCCATAGAAATTCCCTTTCTTCCTTCCTTTCTCGCTTTCATCAAAAGCTCTCTTCCATCAGATCCTCACTCCAAAACCCTAGCTTACGACTTCCTTCTCAGCCTTCAACCGATCGTCTTTGGTGCGTCTTTTGTGATTTTGACATTGACGAGTCTGAGAGTTCCTTTCTTAG AAGTAATGCAATAAAGCATTTAGCAAGCAAGGATCATTTGAAGAATTTGAAGCATTTTCTGTGGAAGTATGGAGGTGGCATGGATAAACTGGATTCTTTTAGAATTACTGAGCCTGAGTTAGCTAAG TGGGAAAAGAAGTGTGAATCATTGATGGCCACTCCATCATCAAGCGAGACATATTGTGGCTCTTCATATGGGCAATCAAATGATATCCAAACAAATTATGAAGTCATGAATAGTTTTAAACAAAATGATATTCAATTACTTGAATCAAGTATTTCAAAAGATGTTATGCCTTTACTATATTCCACAAATGAGAATTGCCAGGTATATCATCCAGATATTGCACAGGCTGGCAAAGTTGGTCCAGTGTTTTCTGATGTTGCTTCACATTCACCCGGCACCCCAGAATCTATCTTGGAAA GTCAAAGTAGGCAACAACCCTCCACTTTGAGTGCATCAACTTTGTCGGCTGATGATCTTGTTAAAACAGGG GTGTGTCAAAGTATTGCCATCAGGGACCCCATTGCTAAGG GTTACCAGAGTCTCACTCAAATTTCTTCTGGAGGTTTGGTGGATATCAAACAAAATGTTCATTCTGAGGCAGTGCCTCCTTGGCTTGAAGGAATCGGGCCATGTGACGGACAATGGAGTGGGTCTAGATTGATTGGTGctcaaaacaatattaaaaaaaccaGTAAATTAAATCCCAAGAGGGTAGGAGCTGCATGGGCAGAGAAAAGGAGACTGGAACTGGAGATGGAGAAGAAAGGTGAAGTAACTGTTAATGGGGTGAATGATAACTGGCTTCCGAATTTCGGTAGAGTTTGGCAATCAGGTAGTCGTAAAGAATCCAtgaaagaatttaaaaaggaaAAGCTAAATGTGCCGGTACCTGAAAGTCAAGCTGAGTCTGAGCCTGAGATCAAGTTACATCCTTATATCAGTAAACGAATG CGACGAGATACAGACAATAAAGCAGATGTTCAGAACATCTGTGATACCGTATAA
- the LOC130799947 gene encoding ubiquitin-like modifier-activating enzyme 5, with protein MEAELKEMFNDLEALKRSSPESSLHNSIHQLQSRVEHIASLAKSAPGRRSKVKDMSAEVIDSNPYSRLMALQRMGIVANYERIREFSVAIVGIGGVGSVAAEMLTRCGIGRLLLYDYDTVELANMNRLFFRPEQVGMTKTDAAVQTLSDINPDVVLESYTMNITTVNGFETFMSSLKKKTFRSDKEGSGVDLVLSCVDNYEARMVVNQACNELNQTWMESGVSEDAVSGHIQLLIPGETACFACVPPLVVASGVDERTLKREGVCAASLPTTMGVVAGLLVQNTLKYLLKFGQVSRYLGYNALKDYFPTMEMKPNPQCPNTACLERQKEYMLAKPSRDAAAKAKLEAEAQALSAMEVPIHADNEWNISVVDDAEPEGSTSHTADALPEGLVHELPAADEYKHAPSQEQDAQDTETVDDLEELRKQLEALNAD; from the exons ATGGAGGCGGAATTGAAAGAGATGTTTAACGATCTGGAAGCTCTTAAACGATCTTCTCCTGAGTCATCTCTCCACAATTCGATCCATCAG TTGCAATCACGAGTGGAGCATATTGCAAGCCTTGCTAAGTCAGCACCAGGTCGACGTTCCAAAGTGAAG GATATGAGTGCAGAGGTTATAGATAGCAATCCATACAGTCGACTAATGGCGCTTCAGAGAATGGGAATAGTGGCTAATTATGAACGAATACGAGAATTCTCAGTTGCTATTGTT GGTATAGGCGGAGTTGGAAGTGTTGCAGCTGAGATGCTCACTAGATGCGGCATAGGTAGGCTTTTGCTGTATGATTATGACACAGTGGAATTGGCTAATATGAATAGGCTCTTTTTCCGTCCAGAGCAG GTTGGTATGACAAAGACTGATGCTGCTGTCCAGACTCTATCAGATATAAATCCTGATGTCGTACTTGAG AGCTATACAATGAACATAACAACAGTTAATGGCTTTGAAACTTTCATGTCAAGTTTAAAGAAGAAAACGTTTCGATCAGATAAAGAAGGCAGCGGGGTGGATCTTGTTCTGAGTTGTGTTGACAATTACGAAGCTAGGATGGTAGTGAATCAG GCATGCAATGAATTGAATCAAACATGGATGGAGTCTG GTGTCTCTGAGGATGCTGTTTCTGGTCATATACAATTGCTAATCCCTGGAGAAACAGCTTGTTTTGCATGTGTTCCCCCTCTA GTTGTGGCATCAGGAGTCGATGAGCGTACACTTAAGCGTGAAGGAGTTTGTGCTGCCTCTCTTCCAACTACGATG GGTGTTGTTGCTGGACTTCTTGTTCAAAATACACTTAAATATCTTTTGAAGTTTGGTCAAGTTTCACGATACTTG GGTTATAATGCTTTGAAAGATTATTTCCCAACCATGGAAATGAAACCAAATCCTCAATGTCCCAATACAGCATGCCTTGAGAGACAG AAAGAGTACATGTTAGCAAAACCGTCCAGAGATGCTGCTGCTAAAGCCAAGTTGGAAGCGGAAGCGCAAGCATTATCAGCTATGGAAGTCCCAATTCATGCTGATAATGAATGGAATATCAG TGTTGTCGATGATGCTGAACCGGAAGGATCAACTAGTCATACTGCAG ATGCCCTTCCAGAGGGTCTTGTCCATGAGCTCCCTGCTGCAGATGAATATAAGCATGCCCCATCACAGGAACAAGATGCCCAAGACACTGAAACAGTTGATGATCTTGAGGAGCTTCGGAAGCAACTCGAGGCCCTTAATGCAGATTAA
- the LOC130799948 gene encoding nucleotide pyrophosphatase/phosphodiesterase isoform X2 codes for MNHIISLLPENSVSMEKMKLTTHLLVLLSWLNFCLGEQPLSKINILSTTFSLNPQASITASPLLLGLKGEDTEWVDINLQSPNSTADDWIGVFSPAKFNSSSCYMEADVKDQKPYLCSSPIKYMFVNTYNSNYTRNGKASLRFLLINQRADFSFALFSGGLSNMTVTWTSGYNIDEAIAFVEWGPLNSSTKQSPAGTLTYTRNTLCGAPARTVGWFDPGFVHTSFLRDLWPNKVYMYRIGHLLSDGSYVWSKKYSFKAPPYQGQDSLQRVIVFGDMGKAERDGSNEYSNYQPGSLNTTDQLIKDIKNIDIVYHIGDLSYANGYLSQWDQFTSQVEPIASAVPYMIASGNHERDWPNTGSFYDGVDSGGECGVPANTLYYVPVENRDKFWYKADYGMFRFCIADSEHDWREGTEQYKFLENCLSTADRQKQPWLIFAAHRVLGYSSSKWYAMEGSFEEPMGRESLQKLWQRYKVDIAFYGHVHNYERSCPIYQNHCVNTERSHYSGIVNGTIHVVVGGGGSHLSEFSEVNTTWSLYKDYDFGFVKLTAFNHSSLLFEYKKSRDGNVYDSFTISRDYRDVLACVPGGCEATTMAS; via the exons atgaatcatataatCTCTCTGTTACCAGAAAACTCAGTGTCAATGGAAAAGATGAAGTTAACAACACATTTACTTGTTCTGCTCTCATGGCTGAATTTTTGTTTGGGTGAACAACCCCTTTCCAAGATCAATATCCTGAGTACTACTTTTTCTCTCAATCCTCAAGCCTCCATTACTGCTTCTCCCCTTCTCCTGGGCCTCAAG GGGGAAGACACTGAGTGGGTAGACATAAACCTTCAGTCTCCCAACTCAACCGCAGATGATTGGATTGGAGTTTTCTCTCCTGCAAAGTTCAA TTCTTCGTCTTGTTATATGGAAGCTGATGTGAAAGATCAAAAACCATATTTATGCTCATCACCAATAAAG TACATGTTCGTGAACACTTACAATTCAAATTACACACGAAATGGAAAAGCTAGTCTGCGTTTCTTGCTGATCAATCAGCGTGCTGATTTCtcatttgcattattttcaGGTGGTTTGTCCAAT ATGACAGTAACATGGACTAGTGGATACAACATAGATGAAGCTATTGCCTTTGTCGAGTGGGGCCCTCTCAACTCAAGTACAAAGCAATCTCCAGCTGGAACGTTGACATATACTCGCAACACCTTGTGTG GTGCTCCAGCAAGGACAGTTGGTTGGTTTGATCCTGGTTTTGTACATACAAGTTTCCTAAGGGATTTGTGGCCAAACAAAGT GTACATGTACAGGATAGGCCACCTCTTATCCGATGGTTCATATGTCTGGAGCAAGAAGTATTCATTCAAAGCTCCCCCTTACCAGGGGCAGGATTCATTGCAGCGTGTAATAGTTTTTGGTGACATGGGGAAG GCAGAACGTGATGGATCAAATGAGTACAGTAACTATCAGCCAGGATCACTCAACACTACAGATCAACTTATCAAAGACATTAAGAACATTGATATCGTATATCACATAGGAGACCTATCATATGCAAATGGATATCTCTCACAGTGGGACCAATTCACATCTCAGGTGGAACCTATTGCATCCGCTGTGCCTTACATGATTGCGAG TGGTAATCATGAACGTGATTGGCCTAATACGGGATCTTTCTATGACGGGGTGGATTCAGGTGGTGAATGCGGTGTGCCAGCAAATACTTTGTACTATGTCCCTGTAGAGAACAGAGATAAATTTTG GTATAAGGCAGACTATGGAATGTTCCGATTCTGCATTGCAGACAGTGAGCATGACTGGAGGGAGGGAACTGAACAATACAAATTCCTAGAAAATTGCCTTTCAACGGCAGATAGGCAGAAGCAACCTTGGCTAATTTTTGCTGCTCACCGTGTCCTTGGTTATTCATCTAGCAAATGGTATGCGATGGAGGGCTCATTTGAAGAACCAATGGGCAGAGAAAGCCTTCAAAAGCTTTGGCAGAGGTACAAGGTTGATATTGCATTCTATGGGCATGTACATAACTATGAAAGGTCATGTCCTATATACCAG AACCATTGTGTAAACACCGAGAGGTCACATTACTCAGGCATTGTAAACGGTACCATTCATGTGGTCGTTGGTGGTGGAGGAAGTCACTTGTCGGAATTCAGTGAGGTGAATACAACTTGGAGTCTGTACAAAGATTATGATTTCGGGTTCGTGAAACTTACTGCATTCAACCATTCATCTCTATTGTTCGAGTACAAGAAGAGCAGGGATGGTAATGTGTATGATTCTTTTACAATATCTAGAGATTATAGAGATGTTTTGGCATGTGTTCCTGGTGGTTGCGAAGCTACCACTATGGCATCTTAA
- the LOC130799948 gene encoding nucleotide pyrophosphatase/phosphodiesterase isoform X1 — protein MNHIISLLPENSVSMEKMKLTTHLLVLLSWLNFCLGEQPLSKINILSTTFSLNPQASITASPLLLGLKGEDTEWVDINLQSPNSTADDWIGVFSPAKFNSSSCYMEADVKDQKPYLCSSPIKYMFVNTYNSNYTRNGKASLRFLLINQRADFSFALFSGGLSNPKLVAVSNSVSFVNPKAPLYPRLALGKTWDEMTVTWTSGYNIDEAIAFVEWGPLNSSTKQSPAGTLTYTRNTLCGAPARTVGWFDPGFVHTSFLRDLWPNKVYMYRIGHLLSDGSYVWSKKYSFKAPPYQGQDSLQRVIVFGDMGKAERDGSNEYSNYQPGSLNTTDQLIKDIKNIDIVYHIGDLSYANGYLSQWDQFTSQVEPIASAVPYMIASGNHERDWPNTGSFYDGVDSGGECGVPANTLYYVPVENRDKFWYKADYGMFRFCIADSEHDWREGTEQYKFLENCLSTADRQKQPWLIFAAHRVLGYSSSKWYAMEGSFEEPMGRESLQKLWQRYKVDIAFYGHVHNYERSCPIYQNHCVNTERSHYSGIVNGTIHVVVGGGGSHLSEFSEVNTTWSLYKDYDFGFVKLTAFNHSSLLFEYKKSRDGNVYDSFTISRDYRDVLACVPGGCEATTMAS, from the exons atgaatcatataatCTCTCTGTTACCAGAAAACTCAGTGTCAATGGAAAAGATGAAGTTAACAACACATTTACTTGTTCTGCTCTCATGGCTGAATTTTTGTTTGGGTGAACAACCCCTTTCCAAGATCAATATCCTGAGTACTACTTTTTCTCTCAATCCTCAAGCCTCCATTACTGCTTCTCCCCTTCTCCTGGGCCTCAAG GGGGAAGACACTGAGTGGGTAGACATAAACCTTCAGTCTCCCAACTCAACCGCAGATGATTGGATTGGAGTTTTCTCTCCTGCAAAGTTCAA TTCTTCGTCTTGTTATATGGAAGCTGATGTGAAAGATCAAAAACCATATTTATGCTCATCACCAATAAAG TACATGTTCGTGAACACTTACAATTCAAATTACACACGAAATGGAAAAGCTAGTCTGCGTTTCTTGCTGATCAATCAGCGTGCTGATTTCtcatttgcattattttcaGGTGGTTTGTCCAAT CCAAAACTGGTGGCAGTTTCAAATTCCGTGTCGTTTGTAAACCCTAAAGCCCCACTTTATCCGCGTCTTGCTCTAGGTAAAACATGGGATGAG ATGACAGTAACATGGACTAGTGGATACAACATAGATGAAGCTATTGCCTTTGTCGAGTGGGGCCCTCTCAACTCAAGTACAAAGCAATCTCCAGCTGGAACGTTGACATATACTCGCAACACCTTGTGTG GTGCTCCAGCAAGGACAGTTGGTTGGTTTGATCCTGGTTTTGTACATACAAGTTTCCTAAGGGATTTGTGGCCAAACAAAGT GTACATGTACAGGATAGGCCACCTCTTATCCGATGGTTCATATGTCTGGAGCAAGAAGTATTCATTCAAAGCTCCCCCTTACCAGGGGCAGGATTCATTGCAGCGTGTAATAGTTTTTGGTGACATGGGGAAG GCAGAACGTGATGGATCAAATGAGTACAGTAACTATCAGCCAGGATCACTCAACACTACAGATCAACTTATCAAAGACATTAAGAACATTGATATCGTATATCACATAGGAGACCTATCATATGCAAATGGATATCTCTCACAGTGGGACCAATTCACATCTCAGGTGGAACCTATTGCATCCGCTGTGCCTTACATGATTGCGAG TGGTAATCATGAACGTGATTGGCCTAATACGGGATCTTTCTATGACGGGGTGGATTCAGGTGGTGAATGCGGTGTGCCAGCAAATACTTTGTACTATGTCCCTGTAGAGAACAGAGATAAATTTTG GTATAAGGCAGACTATGGAATGTTCCGATTCTGCATTGCAGACAGTGAGCATGACTGGAGGGAGGGAACTGAACAATACAAATTCCTAGAAAATTGCCTTTCAACGGCAGATAGGCAGAAGCAACCTTGGCTAATTTTTGCTGCTCACCGTGTCCTTGGTTATTCATCTAGCAAATGGTATGCGATGGAGGGCTCATTTGAAGAACCAATGGGCAGAGAAAGCCTTCAAAAGCTTTGGCAGAGGTACAAGGTTGATATTGCATTCTATGGGCATGTACATAACTATGAAAGGTCATGTCCTATATACCAG AACCATTGTGTAAACACCGAGAGGTCACATTACTCAGGCATTGTAAACGGTACCATTCATGTGGTCGTTGGTGGTGGAGGAAGTCACTTGTCGGAATTCAGTGAGGTGAATACAACTTGGAGTCTGTACAAAGATTATGATTTCGGGTTCGTGAAACTTACTGCATTCAACCATTCATCTCTATTGTTCGAGTACAAGAAGAGCAGGGATGGTAATGTGTATGATTCTTTTACAATATCTAGAGATTATAGAGATGTTTTGGCATGTGTTCCTGGTGGTTGCGAAGCTACCACTATGGCATCTTAA